The Zalophus californianus isolate mZalCal1 chromosome 7, mZalCal1.pri.v2, whole genome shotgun sequence genome includes a region encoding these proteins:
- the LOC113927552 gene encoding histidine triad nucleotide-binding protein 1-like encodes MADEIAKAQAAPPSGDTIFGKIIRKEIPAKIIFEDDQCLAFHDISPQAPTHFLVVPKKPISQISVAEDDDERLLGHLMTVGKKCAADLGLKKGYQMVVNEGSDGRQSVCHVHLHVLGGRQMNWPPG; translated from the coding sequence ATGGCAGATGAGATCGCTAAAGCACAGGCCGCGCCGCCTAGTGGCGACACGATCTTTGGGAAGATCATTCGCAAGGAAATCCCAGCCAAAATCATTTTTGAGGATGACCAGTGTCTTGCTTTCCATGACATTTCCCCTCAAGCACCAACTCATTTTCTGGTGGTACCCAAGAAACCTATATCTCAGATTTCTGTAGCAGAAGATGATGATGAACGTCTTCTTGGACATTTAATGACTGTTGGCAAGAAATGTGCTGCTGACCTGGGCCTGAAGAAGGGTTATCAAATGGTGGTGAATGAAGGTTCAGATGGGAGACAGTCTGTCTGTCATGTTCATCTCCATGTTCTTGGAGGTCGGCAGATGAATTGGCCTCCTGGTTAA